DNA sequence from the Cucumis melo cultivar AY chromosome 6, USDA_Cmelo_AY_1.0, whole genome shotgun sequence genome:
ACCATTTCTTCCATAACAGCACATCAGCCACTAACAACATTTAacagaaataaaaaagaaaagggagcaaattaaaaaagaacaaaaaggaGAAGATCGGAGCATTTCTTAAAGAAATCAACCCAATGAAACACATAATTCAGATACAGATTGCAGTGAAAAATTCATTTTCCAATCATGAAAAGATAAACCCTGATGGAGGAAGGAATGCTAAAACATCAATGCAAGTAGCAATTGGAAAAATGAAAGATCAGGAAacagagaagaaaggagaaggGAAGTACCGTGACCACCGCCAAGGGCTTGATGAACAGAAATGCGACGAGAAGAATTAGATCCTACCATGGAAATGTGATTAGGGtttgagagaaaaagagaaatagaGGGAATTGAAAGCCAGAGAGAAAGGATGAAGGTTGAAGAAGTGAGGGGAGCAAACGGAGAATACTAGCAGCcaaaaatttcaacaaaaattGAACACTTCATtcatttatttacttatttattctcatatttattttcattttgggCTGGGCTTTTATTAAATCTCCAAGCTGTTTTCATTCTCAATTTTTTCAGGAGTTATTCTATTGAATTAAATAGAATTAAGGTTGTTCTTCTTAAACTATGTGTAAATTGAGTCAATATGGATGATGAATAATTAAGCTTCTAATCCCTAGGTAAATACCAGTTGAGTTGagttatgtttttttattattattattattgattcaATTTTTCTAGCTCATCCTTTATTATTTCAAATGGAGGATTTAAAAATTGAATCTCATAACATTAAGGGTATGATAACCTccaaatttaagaaaataaaaagatgtTAACTATGGTTGAATTAAGCTCAAGTTGGCACTACTTAAACACTTTAAAGCGTTTTTATGCTAAGATAGTTTTATAATAGTGGTCATAATAATATTATGTGAGTTATAATAATCCATATAcaataaaaaaagtaatctaTGTATAATAAAAAAAGGTGTTTGAAATAGCCATTCTCGATGTTTGGGTCATATTACTATTTTACGTTCCATCTCCATGCCTTGATTACCAATGATCTAAATCATTTATCAATCTCAAAAACGACCACATTCATTAACAAATACTTGTGATTCAAACAAATAGTCAAAGTATCCCCGTATCATCAGTCTTCTTCATTCAATGTTAATCGTAATGGCAGGATCAAATTTTCATCCCTCATTCAATTCTAATGCTTGGTCAAAGCATGCCCAAGTTTCGTATCTAATAAACTATATCAGTTTCTAGAAGTGTCGGCCAAAGGATTGAATCCCATTTCTTTAACTTTGCATATCTGCTCATCTTAGAATTACATCCCTTCCGTTCATAAATCATAAGCAACAAGTTAATATAAATAAGTAATAGACATCCACGAGTATCCCTCAGACAACTAAAATTCTGTCTGTTCAACATGTAATGTATTAGATATTCTGCGTACACGTTGGTTGTCATGCAATTGAAAGAGAGAGTGTGTGGTGTCCTGTGGGAAGATAGCAGAATTATATTCAAATGATCCAATTCTTCCAACCTCACCTGCAATAAAATCACAAAAGCTAACAGATCCAGGTACTACAACGGCTCATAAGGAATTGCAAACCAGCAAAATGTCAGGTATGCAAACTCGTGGCTGTCATCTGGTTCGATGCTCATCTGGAAAGGCCTGGGGTGAAAAGTTCAAACTTTAAACTTCGATTCCAGGTAGGAAAGATCCAGTCATGTTGCTTCATCCTCACCCTTATCTGTATCCCCTTCATCATCAGAGGattcttctttctgattctCATCTTCACCTGAATTCATTTTgctcctcttttcttttcttctttgcttCTTCTTTTGGCGTTTTAAGCGCTTCTTTGCAGTACGCTCCTCAGCAGCTTTCATTCTCTCTTCCCTTCTCATATTGAATTCGgctatttctttctttttttgataaTCAACATCCATTCTAGCAAGTCTGTCTTGCTCTTTTCGCCTCATTTGTCGATACtgccatttgaaaattttatggaACAAGCAGACATTACTACATAATCCAAGGATTGAGACATTACCATAAACTCAAGAATAGCTGCTATTTATTAAGGATGGAGAGGAATAAAAATAGATTAAAGGTAAGCAAAAAGATCTAATGCATTCTGAAGTAAAAAGTGTAGACTTAACCACACAAGTGGAGACTTTCTTTCCTAAATACCAGTAACATTAAACCAGGTTGAAAAGGATCGATTCCAACATATTAAAATATGAATTTTCCTGACTCCTTAAAATATGGAAAACCAATTTAACATCAGACTAAAGAgcatttttatttcaaatagtatTTTCATAAACCTGTATGCCGTCCTGTCACTTTAAATGACACTAGCCTTTCTTAGATGAAATGGGAAAATAAACAAAAGCACTCTACTGTTACTCCATTGgccaaaatttcaaaagtattGTTGCAAACAGAGAATTCATCTCCATACTACTGTTACTCCATGGTCAATTGACGCGCTCTACCACAAAAACCTGAGTGATAATAACCATAGTATAGTGACTTGATTTTGTAGGAGACGATCATAGTTATATCATATGAAAATGTGGGTGCATGGAACACAACATTACTCCAGCACATTTCTACCTCTCACTGTGTGAGAATAAGATTAATTCATTACGTCACCAGAAAATTTTATCAAATGTATGATCTTTCACTCGAAAGTTTACAAGATTATTAAAATGAAACACTGGGCATCCCACTTTAAGGTAAATCCACAATTCTAGATCCATCCAAATTTATTGGTGGATAGTTTCCTTGTTTTTTAACATGGCAGGCATCTAGTAAAATCTTGCCTTTCTCTTCAAATACCACACCATTCCGAACATAAACTAGATGCCCCAATTTTCCTATTACCTACAAACATGAAACAATTAATCAAAGTAATCTAACTACATCCTAGTTTTACTCCTACAATGTAGGTTGTCTTTTTTGCCATGTATTCATCTAATTTCTACCTTTTTCAAGAATGCTTTTGCAATTGTTTCATCAACCCTAGGGCCTGAGCTTCGCTCTTTCAATTTGTACACCGATTTTCTTTACAAATGTCACAACCTCACTTGAACAAGGTCAATTCTACAGGTCGCACAACCGAGTCCTTGAGTTCTAAGGCATTTCTTTGCAGATGCCCATAGATTGAAATAACTGTTCCATGAGCCAATAACCCAATCTAGGAATTTTCAATACTCAAATTCCCATCAAAATAAGAGACATCAAACTTCATTCAACTCCCCTGTTGTTCACACCCTACCTATTTCCCCCCGATAAAAAGTCCTTCCACTCATCATCCTTTGCTCCCTCAATAACTCGAATGATAAAAAATGTCCGGAAACAAGTTTGTTAGCACATCCCAAGGCTTAAGATACATTTCATACTTCGTCAATAACCACTTCAAGTAATGCATTACAAGTTTTCCATCAATGCATCAAACATTCATCGAAAAAATATCCCACAAAGTAATACGAGAACAAAAGTCATCAACAAGAATCAACCCCAGAAGAAAATCTACGCAATATAAAACAAGATAATCCACTCGAGTACCTGGTGAAAATCACCGGAACCAGAACCAGCAGAGCTGCCAGACGTGTTGCTGACACGAACAGGAACATTATCGATGATTCTCCGAAGCTTGACCTCCAAATCTTCATCCTCCTCCTTCACCGGCGGCGTATATTCCACAAGCGCGTTAGACTCAGTCGTGGCCAATTGCGTTTCGGGTTTTGGTTTGGGAGGCATTGGGATCACCAGCCGACGTTCCCCGTCCTTCAGCTTGCCGGTTGACATGGTATTCCAgaaaccctaaaaccctaatTGCAAAAATTTCCTCAATAAACTCGAAGAAGCTCTAATGGTAACTGAAGCGGCTATGTTTCTTCCACCTTCAAGTGAATCGCCGATACTTTAACTTCATCTCTGTCGACCGTCGCAGAGCAGTAGGTCTATGGCTCACCGGCGCCGTACGAATTCAAAGTTGTGCTTTTTGCGTTTTTCGGCTATTTGTTGGTTTATTTGGAGTTTTTGAGCCATTGTAGAATCGTTTGTTTTTTTACCCTCAGAAGTCAGAAGTTTTCAGACAAATATACAAAAATACAACTTTGCCCTCtaaaatataaccaaattaCCTATTTAACCTCTGAATTTCAAAAGTCACCTCATcggttctttcttttttcaccAAATTGAGAAGATCGGATTAAATACTATAACTCTGTCAGCTCTGctcatgaattatctagtaatcctTCTTTCACAACCAGACCTACCtatatttaattatgaagattagTTGGATAGCCCATCCTTTTAGTCCGTTTTTGGAAAAATAAGGTCATAATCAAATAGGATCTTCCTCtacttaatggataagcatttgttttcactggggaattctttctcatctaaaattgaaaattgagatgattggatttgcacccaTAGAAACCacaaatttgatacacaataaaaggataccataaatctttgtttatttattttcgataaTGAATGGAGTTCTTCCAGTCATTCTATCCCATTCACTAGTACTTATCATTGATACGAGAAAACTTTTGTACTTTCTTTCGTCTCGATCCATGGTCTAAACAAGTCACatatacaccctagtacatgtgcTCGACACTGAGGGCATCTTCGAAGGGTGGTCGATTTTGTGACATTTCTcattggctgtcttgtgtttctaataagttgtttagtAGTTGACATGTTGagttgtatacataatgagttggtttaaatcaatcctaaccggatgattatgaattacttctattttcgatattaataattaatatgattaatagtaatatattgtATTAACCCCaggtaaaaagataaaataaaaaatttcaaatttttgcGTGAAATGCCTACTATTTGTTTCAGCCGTTACatgatcaacaattccatgagttTGGGCTTCTGCTACTAACATAAAAACATCTCTTTCTGTGTCTTTGGATACAACCCATAAAGGTTttcctgttctttgtacataaaccctagAGATGTCCATTTAACCCACAGGGACGGACTCCGTTGGGACTTGAACTACGTAGGGAAGGGGGAATAGAGTGGGTAGCTTTTTTTCCCCATTGGCAACTCGGGATCGGAGACAGGGAATACATTCCCCAACCTCGgtttgaaagaaaaaactatataactaaatataaatataaatatgtaGAGTGATCTCAGGCCATCTCGGTGCAATTAAGGCCCGGGATCAAATACCTAAAGGTAGAAGTAAATCTTGGGACATCTCGAGGCCATGTATGTTCgagaaagaataaaataaaggcATAATTCTTTCATCCGGACCATCTCGGTGCCACTAAGGCTCGAGATCCAATAATTAAATGAAGAATTATTTCATCTCAAGGCATCTCAGTTTATTGTATACCTGAGATCGAATGAATTAAAAgcataatttatttaattatatttacaaaaaaagaaaaaataacaaattaagAACTCTATCGACTATCTCTTTATGAAATCTCACTTTCTTCTCCACACTACCCCTGaccatctctttctcttcttcctttcctttcctttcttcctttccCTATTTTATGGATGGATTTATAAATGGATATTTTAATAgttgaatatttatttttataaaaaaatgagaatttgacattttaattgttttaaataagaaatttgATAATTTTCTATCGAAAAGAAAACAACATTGGAAATATATATTTCAAGTAAGTGTGGATGGAAAAAGATATATAagattaaacttaaaaaaaaaaaaaaaaaaaaaaaagcggGGAATATTTTCCCATAGGGAATCGTCACCCCGTTCTACGTAGGAAAATTTGTGGGGATGGGGAAGAATGGGATAGGGGACGGGGATGGGAACGAGGAGCGGCATCCCCAGCCCTGCCCATCTTGTGGACATCTCTAATAAACCCTTGTGATGGTTTCACGCAACTTTAGTAGTTCTTCCacttccaggataaattcttCTGTTTGTGCCttataaaaagaactagcaggttgatggatcattacctggtgatttaataaatggtttttcTGTCTCATCATTATCacgatgagtcaaagataatagaaaaaatataaaatcaacAACCATACAAACATCCTTTGTACAGTCCATATACgactccacaatggaattcaatTTTATCTTCTAGCGAAGGAATATAAAATAGAGGATCTAGCATACCAGAAGTAAATGATTCAATAACCACTATTcctttttttagtaattttaaaatactatgatggtttcgatgctttatgatttcgtttgttattcagcaatcccaaagtttattttttctcttaaaaataaatatttcacAGTCTTTCATACCataaatattgttaagagtcttttgtcatgaaaacaaaaaagtttgtgacgctgaaatAGGCCTTTACGATAAATCAGCTACAATAAGAAATatcttttatctcatactactctttcgatacatatcCTAATGGTTTAGGAAAAAAGCaagaaaaaaattctcatatcgaattcaaagtgtaatgctattattacttaaaaAGTTTTCTATCGTTGCTacttataaatcgaatatgataaaAATAGTAGTaattatagaatagatagattccaaattgttGAGTTTTTTTATAAGTGGAGCCTGGATACTTCTCTTTATTAGTACAACCAAGAAAACAAtcaattattctaattgataatattcaTTTAGATACCCcgaaaatagatctaattgcacttcacactcccaattttttaagattaaatCAATTCGTCTCTTGAAAAATTACCAAAAAATAGATCAATTTTTCAGGAGATTATAGGATTTTGGGATTGCTTTTTGAAAAGttgagttttaggacaaaatGAAGTATGAAAAGTCTAAAATGCCCTTACATggaaaatttcttttctttttccctaaaAAAACCCCTTCTTTTCTcaccttttctcttctttctttgacTTCTTTTCTCTCAAGCTCTCTTGTCATTTCTTAACATTTTTAGTCACTCTTAAATAAACTCTTTTGCTATTTAGGaaaatgtttatgttttttcttttattattattgttacaGATAATGCTCTTGGTTTTTAACATTTTCTTGGTGAAATGTTTAAACCTTAAATGTATAactcaaaatcaattttataattattctaAGTGATGTAGGGTTATTTAATACATATTTAgcaagttttttgttttttttttttttcatttcgtAAACATTTCAAACTCCAAATGTTCAATCTCAAATCAATCATATActgttttatgtaatatatttAGGGTGCTCCTACATCTATTTTAGAAAACTTAgcaactattttttttatatcacACACATCTCACGAACATCTCGCAACTTCAAAACTTTAAATGTCAAATCCcaaatcaattatatatttgttttatgtGGGTGATTTTCTGCACATGTTTTAAGTTCTTACTACTATTTTTGTATCTTGCAAACATATCACAGACATCAAGCAAATATTTCGCAACTTCCAGACCTTAATTTAAATGTCCAGTCACAAATCAATTGTAAGCTTGTTTTATATAACTTAGGGTTATTCTACACATGTTTTAGGAAGTTTATAGCTACTTGTTTTGTATCTCACAACATTCAAACTTTAAATGTCAAATAATCCCAAATCAATTCTCTATACTTGTTTTATGTGATTTAAAGTGATTTTATAACATGTTCGTGTAGTTTCTTTAGTTATTTTTTagtattgttttttattttaacatgTTTTTTCAATTCTCGCACTGCTTAAAACAGAACTCttaaccggtgaaaattatgcgacgtAAAAATCGAAGctgaatatgattctagttatcGCTGGTCTGCGCTTCGTCTTAATAGAGGAATGTCCTTTCCGTACTCAAAATGTCTCCCAGagtgttagggatgcatatgaccATTGGACAAAGGCTAGTGACAAGACCTGTATCTACATCTTGGttagtatgtctgacatactgagcaagaaacatgagatcatggtcactgcacgtcagatcatggactccctCAGAAACATGTTTGGACAATCGTCCATTCAGATCAAGCAAGAGGCTATTAAATACGTTTATAATGCATGTATGACGATGGTCaatctgttagagaacatgtgtaacgccccaaagtAAGTAACTTTAAGTTTAATTaccttaagtttaattttgactatattgaaattattgatttttgtagaattagaattaattagatattttggaaaaatatctaattaattatttgaaatttggaagttaatgattgaaattgttcgttttaAATGAATGttattgattgttttttttttttttttggtggatTTAGGGGTAattatatatagttatatataaTTGATATTAAGGTAATGATGGAATAATTATATAAAGTATAATATAACTATTAGAGATTGGTTTATTATTTTGGAAAGATAAAGTGATGTGATTGGAGAGAGAGAATATTGAAGTTTAAAAAggagatttgatgggtttttAATGAAGAGAGAATGTTTGAAATTTAGTTTGTCTTGGGGAATGGaataagggaaaaagaaaagaatattattattattactattattattattattattatttactttattta
Encoded proteins:
- the LOC103496186 gene encoding uncharacterized protein LOC103496186, yielding MSTGKLKDGERRLVIPMPPKPKPETQLATTESNALVEYTPPVKEEDEDLEVKLRRIIDNVPVRVSNTSGSSAGSGSGDFHQYRQMRRKEQDRLARMDVDYQKKKEIAEFNMRREERMKAAEERTAKKRLKRQKKKQRRKEKRSKMNSGEDENQKEESSDDEGDTDKGEDEAT